In Piliocolobus tephrosceles isolate RC106 chromosome 4, ASM277652v3, whole genome shotgun sequence, the following are encoded in one genomic region:
- the LOC111527449 gene encoding uncharacterized protein LOC111527449 encodes MKQKNAAQGSEKASVRSIKPWSDQEIQSFLQEWEFLEREVYRVKKKYHVVSKTIAQRLKQRGMKKSWQECLQMLISLQDLYFTIQEGNQRPRCLPLPCPYGEALHRILGYRWKISVFSGPPCADAVDLAPPEHQPQACGVPIAIQEPTWVPTPVIYVENPPVPEWEPWNTNGHAPYMYPAFPPASPPGPLPQWAISTD; translated from the exons atgaagcagaaaaatgCAGCCCAGGGATCAGAAAAGGCCTCAG TCCGGTCAATTAAACCTTGGAGTGACCAGGAAATCCAGAGTTTCCTGCAAGAATGGGAATTTCTTGAACGTGAAGTGTACAGGGTGAAGAAGAAGTATCACGTAGTATCAAAAACAATTGCCCAGCGTCTCAAGCAGAGAGGTATGAAGAAGAGCTGGCAGGAATGTCTCCAGATGCTAATAAGCTTGCAGGACTTATACTTCACTATTCAGGAGGGCAACCAGAGGCCAAGGTGCCTACCCTTGCCGTGTCCTTATGGCGAGGCCCTGCACAGGATTCTGGGATACAGATGGAAAATCAGCGTCTTCTCAg GTCCTCCCTGTGCCGATGCGGTTGACCTTGCACCTCCCGAGCACCAGCCCCAGGCCTGTGGTGTTCCCATAGCCATTCAGGAGCCGACGTGGGTCCCGACACCTGTGATCTATGTGGAAAATCCTCCAGTACCCGAATGGGAGCCCTGGAACACGAATGGTCATGCTCCATATATGTATCCTGCTTTTCCCCCAGCATCCCCCCCAGGCCCCCTACCACAGTGGGCCATCTCTACTGACTGA